A single window of Martelella sp. NC20 DNA harbors:
- a CDS encoding acyloxyacyl hydrolase codes for MNRFSKSAAGFAVALISLTTASAADMNGIGSPSAPVPTDSIFDEARFEVAASLGAKSDFESGVFLIPSLFFDPLHSEGREGFDKFFHPRFFLSASISTDDEASQLMAGASWKFPLLGPTFADIGFGGALTNGDLDEGGRGPGVGSHVLFHEYIALGVNIDENWSLTATVRHSSNADLASPNSGLTYGGIGLGRSF; via the coding sequence TTGAATAGGTTTTCGAAGTCGGCTGCGGGCTTCGCGGTCGCTTTGATATCCCTGACTACCGCCTCCGCCGCCGATATGAACGGCATTGGAAGTCCTTCCGCGCCGGTCCCCACAGACAGTATTTTCGACGAAGCCCGGTTCGAGGTCGCCGCCTCTCTTGGCGCCAAGTCGGATTTCGAGAGCGGCGTATTCCTGATTCCGAGCCTGTTCTTCGATCCGCTGCACAGCGAAGGCCGGGAGGGTTTCGACAAGTTCTTTCACCCCCGCTTCTTCCTGAGCGCCAGCATCTCGACCGATGACGAAGCATCGCAGCTCATGGCGGGCGCGAGCTGGAAATTTCCGCTTCTGGGGCCGACCTTCGCCGATATCGGCTTCGGCGGCGCCCTGACCAATGGCGATCTTGATGAAGGCGGCCGTGGGCCCGGCGTCGGCTCGCATGTGCTGTTTCACGAATACATTGCTCTCGGCGTCAATATCGACGAGAACTGGAGCCTGACGGCCACGGTGCGCCATTCCTCGAACGCCGATCTGGCGTCGCCGAACAGCGGCCTTACCTATGGCGGCATCGGGCTCGGCCGGAGTTTCTGA
- the clpS gene encoding ATP-dependent Clp protease adapter ClpS, whose translation MIAMSIRMQNDPSKNGDNPSRGTAVIARTKPKTKKPSLYRVLLLNDDYTPMEFVIHILERFFQKDREAATRIMLNVHNNGVGECGVFTFEVAETKVSQVMDFARQHQHPLQCVMEKK comes from the coding sequence ATGATCGCGATGTCGATCCGGATGCAGAACGATCCCTCCAAGAACGGGGACAATCCGAGCCGCGGAACGGCGGTCATCGCGCGTACCAAGCCGAAAACAAAGAAACCCAGTCTATACCGGGTTCTCCTGTTGAATGATGACTACACACCAATGGAATTTGTCATCCATATTCTGGAGCGTTTCTTCCAGAAGGATCGCGAAGCGGCGACCCGAATCATGCTCAACGTTCACAACAATGGCGTGGGCGAATGCGGGGTCTTTACCTTTGAAGTGGCCGAAACCAAGGTCAGCCAGGTGATGGATTTCGCGCGCCAGCATCAACATCCATTGCAATGTGTCATGGAAAAGAAGTGA
- a CDS encoding SDR family oxidoreductase codes for MTNPTILVTGASGKLGRETLDFLLAAGKDPARIIATTRDVAKLADYAEKGVVVRQADFNAPETLAPAFEGAERVAIISTDAVAPGSDRVAQHSAAVDAAKAAGARHIVYTSLPDPEGSLISFAGDHLGSEKAVKESGLGYTILRNTWYQENLLMSLPQALEHGGIMSAAGSGKLNYIAHEDCARALAAALLAETDESTIYTLVGPEGHSIDDVAALAREFSGKPLAVQHVDSATLRATLQGAGLPPFLVDMLVSTDDNVRAGGFDIVNDDFERLTGHRPRPLRAFFEENRNAF; via the coding sequence ATGACCAACCCTACAATTCTCGTTACCGGCGCGTCCGGAAAGCTCGGCCGCGAAACGCTGGACTTTCTGCTGGCCGCCGGCAAGGATCCCGCCCGGATCATCGCCACCACGCGCGACGTGGCCAAGCTTGCCGACTATGCCGAAAAAGGCGTCGTCGTGCGGCAAGCCGATTTCAATGCGCCGGAAACCCTTGCGCCGGCCTTCGAAGGCGCAGAGCGTGTCGCGATCATCTCCACCGATGCCGTTGCCCCCGGCAGCGATCGGGTCGCGCAGCACAGCGCAGCCGTTGACGCCGCCAAAGCGGCCGGCGCCCGTCATATCGTCTACACCTCGCTGCCGGACCCCGAAGGTTCGCTGATCAGCTTTGCGGGCGATCATCTGGGGAGCGAAAAGGCGGTCAAGGAAAGCGGCCTCGGCTACACCATCCTGCGCAATACCTGGTATCAGGAAAACCTGCTGATGAGCCTGCCGCAGGCGTTGGAGCATGGCGGGATCATGTCTGCCGCCGGCAGCGGCAAGCTCAACTACATCGCGCACGAGGATTGCGCACGGGCGCTTGCGGCGGCCCTGCTTGCGGAAACCGACGAGAGCACGATCTATACGCTTGTCGGACCCGAGGGCCATTCCATCGACGATGTGGCGGCGCTGGCGCGTGAATTCAGCGGCAAGCCGCTTGCGGTCCAGCATGTCGACAGCGCCACGCTGCGCGCCACACTTCAGGGCGCCGGCCTGCCGCCCTTCCTCGTCGACATGCTCGTCAGTACCGACGACAACGTCCGCGCGGGCGGCTTCGACATCGTCAACGATGACTTCGAGCGCCTCACGGGTCACCGGCCAAGGCCGCTCCGCGCCTTCTTCGAGGAAAATCGCAACGCCTTTTAA
- a CDS encoding ATP-dependent DNA helicase, which produces MEFSPQQDEALQAVARWLKEGRAPVFRLFGFAGTGKTTLARYFAEHVDGDVLFAAFTGKAAQVLRSRGATNARTIHSLIYRPKGEEMIEDEETGKTSVSPMFTLNRQSPLAKAALIIIDECSMVDEKLGQDLVSFGTPVLVLGDPGQLPPVSGGGYFTNHDPDFLLTEIHRQARDNPIIDLAMKVREGSEIGYGDYGQAKVISKHDVTQELVLEADQVLVGTNRTRRRYNQRLRELKGFSQVHPQAGDKLVCLRNDPAKGLLNGSLWKVLSSSRETVKPGINLLVNPEEDDPDRGASRIKLLKAAFEDSGTEIPWSTKKRYDDFDYGYALTVHKAQGSQWNNVVLFNESWAFRDTRERWLYTAITRAAEKLTVVM; this is translated from the coding sequence ATGGAATTCTCACCGCAACAGGATGAAGCGTTACAGGCGGTGGCCCGCTGGCTGAAGGAAGGCCGGGCGCCGGTGTTTCGCCTTTTCGGTTTTGCCGGAACGGGCAAGACCACGCTTGCGCGCTATTTCGCCGAGCATGTCGATGGCGACGTGCTGTTTGCCGCCTTCACCGGCAAGGCGGCGCAGGTGCTGCGCTCGCGCGGGGCCACCAATGCCCGCACCATCCATTCGCTGATCTATCGCCCCAAGGGCGAGGAGATGATCGAGGACGAGGAGACCGGCAAGACCTCGGTGTCGCCGATGTTCACCCTCAACCGCCAGAGCCCGCTCGCCAAGGCGGCGCTGATCATCATCGACGAATGCTCGATGGTCGACGAAAAGCTCGGTCAGGATCTGGTGTCCTTCGGTACGCCGGTGCTGGTGCTCGGCGATCCCGGCCAGTTGCCGCCGGTCTCGGGCGGCGGCTATTTCACCAATCACGACCCCGATTTCCTGCTGACCGAAATCCATCGCCAGGCCCGCGACAATCCGATCATCGATCTCGCCATGAAGGTGCGCGAGGGCAGTGAGATCGGCTATGGCGATTACGGCCAGGCCAAGGTGATATCCAAGCATGACGTCACCCAGGAACTTGTGCTGGAGGCCGATCAGGTTCTGGTCGGCACCAACCGCACCCGAAGGCGCTATAACCAGCGTCTGCGCGAGTTGAAGGGCTTCTCACAAGTTCACCCGCAAGCCGGCGACAAGCTCGTATGCCTCAGAAACGATCCGGCGAAGGGCCTGCTCAACGGTTCGCTCTGGAAGGTGCTGTCGTCTTCGCGCGAAACCGTGAAGCCCGGCATCAACCTGCTGGTAAACCCGGAAGAGGACGATCCCGATCGCGGTGCTTCCCGCATCAAGCTGCTGAAGGCCGCATTCGAGGACAGCGGAACCGAAATCCCGTGGTCGACCAAGAAGCGCTATGATGATTTCGACTATGGCTACGCCCTCACGGTCCACAAGGCCCAGGGCTCGCAATGGAACAATGTCGTGCTGTTCAATGAAAGCTGGGCGTTCCGCGACACGCGGGAGCGCTGGCTTTACACGGCGATTACGCGCGCGGCCGAAAAATTGACGGTGGTTATGTAA
- a CDS encoding DUF1476 domain-containing protein, which produces MADRIFADRGRAHEAAYSAEQHAQFNTVARRNRMLANWAAELLGREGEQAYISEVMASHFIEAGDADLTGKLMEDFTAAGVEMDEKTIHAKMSEFLLAATQSTDPA; this is translated from the coding sequence ATGGCAGATCGAATCTTTGCAGACCGGGGTCGCGCTCACGAGGCGGCCTATTCGGCGGAACAACATGCACAGTTCAATACTGTTGCGCGACGCAACCGCATGCTGGCCAACTGGGCGGCAGAGCTGCTCGGCCGTGAAGGCGAGCAGGCCTATATCAGCGAGGTCATGGCCAGCCATTTCATCGAGGCCGGCGATGCCGACCTGACGGGCAAGCTGATGGAAGACTTCACCGCGGCCGGCGTGGAAATGGACGAGAAAACCATTCACGCCAAGATGAGCGAATTTTTGCTGGCTGCGACTCAGAGCACTGATCCCGCCTGA
- a CDS encoding pyridoxine 5'-phosphate synthase yields the protein MVAKLSVNLNAIAQLRNRRDLPWPSVRHFGRIALQAGAHGLTVHPRPDQRHIRFSDLPVLRALIDDEFPKAEFNIEGYPSDFFIGLCLEAEPEQVTLVPDDPEQATSDHGWKFAEHRQLLKKAVERLKKKNIRISMFADGDASAAELNAARDSGADRIELYTGPYGACFDDPAREVALAAQLGETARLARELGLGVNAGHDLTVANLPPLVAAIPDLAEVSIGHGLTADALEYGMAESVRRFRHACGEPV from the coding sequence ATGGTTGCCAAGCTGTCCGTTAATCTGAATGCGATTGCCCAGTTGCGCAACCGGCGCGATCTGCCGTGGCCCAGCGTGCGCCATTTCGGCAGGATCGCGCTTCAAGCCGGCGCTCATGGCCTGACGGTGCATCCCCGGCCCGACCAGCGCCATATCCGTTTTTCCGACCTGCCGGTGTTGCGGGCATTGATCGATGACGAGTTCCCTAAGGCGGAATTCAATATCGAGGGCTATCCGAGCGATTTTTTCATTGGTCTTTGCCTGGAAGCCGAGCCCGAGCAGGTGACGCTGGTGCCGGACGACCCGGAGCAGGCGACATCGGATCATGGCTGGAAATTCGCCGAGCATCGGCAACTGCTGAAAAAAGCGGTCGAGCGGCTGAAGAAGAAGAATATCCGGATATCGATGTTTGCCGATGGCGATGCGAGCGCGGCCGAGCTGAATGCCGCGCGTGACAGCGGCGCCGACCGGATCGAACTCTATACCGGGCCCTATGGCGCCTGTTTCGACGACCCCGCGCGGGAGGTAGCGCTTGCGGCGCAACTGGGCGAGACCGCTCGGCTCGCCCGTGAACTGGGGCTCGGCGTCAACGCCGGCCACGACCTGACCGTCGCCAACCTTCCGCCGCTCGTCGCCGCGATACCGGACCTTGCTGAGGTTTCGATCGGCCACGGCCTTACCGCGGACGCTCTGGAATACGGCATGGCGGAGAGCGTCAGGCGCTTCCGCCATGCTTGCGGTGAACCGGTCTGA
- the purQ gene encoding phosphoribosylformylglycinamidine synthase subunit PurQ, translated as MKSALIQLPGLNRDRDMFAALRQISGSDPVTVWQTETELPDVDLIVIPGGFSYGDYLRCGAIAARMPVMRAVAEKAAAGVRVIGVCNGFQILLEAGLLPGALMRNASLKFVCREVKLEVANNRTVFTSGYAAGEVIRCPVAHHDGNYFAEADTLAALEDRGQVVFRYAESTNPNGSVNDIAGLVNEAGNVLGMMPHPENLIEPAHGGTDGRRLFEAALGQLETA; from the coding sequence ATGAAATCCGCTCTTATCCAGCTTCCGGGCCTCAATCGCGACCGTGACATGTTTGCGGCCCTCAGGCAGATCTCCGGCTCCGATCCGGTCACCGTCTGGCAGACCGAGACCGAATTGCCGGATGTCGACCTGATCGTGATCCCGGGCGGTTTTTCCTATGGCGATTACCTGCGCTGCGGGGCGATCGCCGCACGCATGCCGGTGATGCGCGCCGTCGCCGAGAAGGCGGCCGCGGGCGTCCGCGTCATCGGCGTGTGCAACGGGTTCCAGATCCTGCTCGAGGCCGGCCTTCTGCCGGGCGCCCTGATGCGCAATGCATCGCTGAAATTCGTCTGTCGCGAAGTGAAGCTCGAGGTCGCCAACAACCGCACCGTCTTTACCAGCGGCTATGCGGCCGGCGAAGTAATCCGCTGCCCGGTCGCCCATCACGACGGCAACTACTTCGCCGAGGCCGACACCCTTGCGGCACTGGAAGATCGCGGCCAGGTGGTGTTCCGCTATGCCGAGAGCACCAATCCCAACGGCTCCGTCAACGATATCGCCGGCCTCGTCAACGAAGCCGGCAATGTGCTGGGGATGATGCCCCACCCCGAAAACCTGATCGAACCGGCCCATGGCGGCACCGATGGAAGGCGTCTTTTCGAGGCGGCGCTCGGCCAGTTGGAGACTGCCTGA
- the clpA gene encoding ATP-dependent Clp protease ATP-binding subunit ClpA codes for MPTFSPSLEKALHQALTYANDRHHEYATLEHLLLALIDDGDAAAVMGACNVDLDALRKIVTEYVDTELANLITGYDEDSKPTSGFQRVIQRAVIHVQSSGREEVTGANVLVAIFAERESHAAYFLQQQEMTRYDAVNYISHGIGKRPGASETRTPRGVNEPEESDTGSPRESEDSARKQPDALKAYCVNLNEKALSGKIDPLIGRDAEVNRTIQVLCRRSKNNPLYVGDPGVGKTAIAEGLAKRIVEGKVPEALIDATIFSLDMGTLLAGTRYRGDFEERLKQVVKELEEYEGAVLFIDEIHTVIGAGATSGGAMDASNLLKPALSSGAIRCIGSTTYKEYRQFFEKDRALVRRFQKIDVNEPSVDDTIAIMKGLKPYFEEYHNLRYTNEAIKAAVELSARYITDRKLPDKAIDVIDESGAAQMLVPVSRRRKMITEREIEATVATMARIPPKTVSKDDEQVLANLEQELRSVVYGQDNAIDALATSIKLARAGLREPNKPIGSYIFSGPTGVGKTEVSKQLASSLGVELLRFDMSEYMERHTVSRLLGAPPGYVGFDQGGLLTDGVDQHPHCVVLLDEIEKAHPDIYNILLQVMDHGSLTDHNGKKIDFRNVILIMTTNAGAAEMSKSAIGFGSSRRTGEDEEALNRIFTPEFRNRLDAIIQFAPLPTEVIHQVVQKFVMQLESQLSERNITFELEDKAVEWLAERGYDEKMGARPLSRVIQEHIKKPLANEILFGKLKKGGVVRVGVTEKDGKQELSLEAIPETTPIRPSELKSDGPKGKSGKAARKSAADT; via the coding sequence GTGCCAACTTTCTCCCCCAGTCTTGAAAAGGCGCTGCATCAAGCTCTGACCTATGCCAATGACCGGCACCACGAATATGCGACGCTGGAACACCTCCTGCTGGCGTTGATCGATGATGGCGATGCAGCCGCCGTCATGGGGGCCTGCAATGTCGATCTCGACGCGTTGCGCAAGATTGTAACCGAATATGTCGATACCGAACTCGCAAACCTGATCACCGGCTATGACGAGGATTCCAAGCCGACATCCGGCTTCCAGCGCGTCATTCAGCGGGCGGTGATCCATGTGCAGTCCTCCGGTCGCGAAGAGGTGACCGGCGCCAACGTGCTTGTGGCGATTTTCGCCGAGCGCGAGAGCCATGCCGCCTATTTCCTGCAGCAGCAGGAGATGACGCGCTATGACGCCGTGAACTACATTTCCCACGGCATCGGCAAGCGTCCCGGCGCGTCCGAGACCCGCACCCCGCGGGGCGTCAACGAGCCGGAGGAAAGCGATACCGGCAGCCCGCGCGAGAGCGAGGACAGCGCCCGCAAGCAGCCGGACGCGCTGAAGGCCTATTGCGTCAACCTCAACGAAAAGGCGCTGAGCGGCAAGATCGACCCGCTGATCGGCCGCGACGCCGAGGTCAACCGCACCATTCAGGTGCTGTGCCGCCGCTCGAAGAACAATCCGCTCTATGTCGGCGATCCCGGCGTGGGCAAGACGGCGATTGCCGAAGGCCTCGCCAAGCGGATCGTCGAGGGCAAGGTGCCCGAGGCGCTGATCGATGCCACCATCTTCTCGCTCGACATGGGCACGCTTCTGGCCGGCACCCGCTACCGCGGCGATTTCGAGGAGCGGCTGAAGCAGGTCGTCAAGGAACTCGAGGAGTATGAAGGCGCGGTGCTGTTCATCGACGAGATCCATACCGTGATCGGCGCCGGCGCGACTTCGGGCGGGGCGATGGATGCCTCCAACCTGTTGAAGCCCGCGCTGTCATCGGGCGCGATCCGCTGCATCGGTTCGACCACCTACAAGGAATACCGCCAGTTCTTCGAAAAGGACCGGGCGCTGGTGCGCCGGTTCCAGAAGATCGATGTCAACGAACCATCCGTGGACGATACCATCGCGATCATGAAGGGGCTGAAGCCCTATTTCGAGGAATACCACAACCTGCGCTACACCAACGAAGCCATCAAGGCGGCGGTGGAACTCTCGGCGCGCTACATCACCGACCGCAAGCTGCCGGACAAGGCGATCGACGTGATCGACGAGAGTGGTGCTGCGCAGATGCTGGTGCCGGTTTCCAGGCGGCGCAAGATGATCACCGAAAGGGAGATCGAGGCGACGGTCGCGACCATGGCCCGGATCCCGCCGAAGACCGTTTCCAAGGACGACGAGCAGGTGCTCGCCAATCTGGAGCAGGAACTGCGTTCCGTGGTTTACGGGCAGGACAACGCGATCGATGCGCTGGCGACGTCGATCAAGCTCGCCCGGGCCGGCCTGCGCGAACCCAACAAGCCGATCGGCTCCTACATCTTCTCCGGCCCGACGGGCGTCGGCAAGACCGAGGTGTCGAAGCAGCTTGCCTCCTCGCTCGGCGTCGAGCTGTTGCGCTTCGACATGTCGGAATACATGGAGCGGCACACGGTCTCGCGTCTGCTCGGCGCGCCTCCCGGCTATGTCGGCTTCGATCAGGGCGGCCTGCTGACCGATGGCGTCGACCAGCACCCGCATTGCGTCGTGCTGCTGGACGAGATCGAAAAGGCGCATCCGGATATCTACAACATCCTGTTGCAGGTGATGGACCATGGCTCGCTGACCGACCACAACGGCAAGAAGATCGATTTCCGCAACGTCATCCTGATCATGACGACCAATGCGGGCGCGGCCGAGATGTCGAAATCGGCCATCGGTTTCGGGTCATCGCGGCGCACCGGCGAGGACGAGGAAGCGCTCAACCGCATCTTCACGCCGGAGTTCCGCAACCGTCTCGACGCGATCATCCAGTTCGCGCCGCTGCCGACCGAGGTTATCCACCAGGTCGTCCAGAAGTTCGTCATGCAGCTCGAAAGCCAGCTTTCGGAACGCAATATCACCTTCGAACTGGAGGACAAGGCCGTCGAGTGGCTCGCCGAACGCGGCTACGACGAAAAGATGGGCGCGCGGCCGCTGTCGCGGGTGATCCAGGAACACATCAAGAAGCCGCTCGCCAACGAGATCCTGTTCGGCAAGCTCAAGAAGGGCGGCGTGGTCCGTGTCGGCGTGACCGAGAAGGATGGCAAGCAGGAACTGTCGCTGGAGGCAATTCCGGAGACCACCCCGATCAGGCCCAGCGAACTCAAGTCCGATGGTCCCAAGGGCAAATCCGGCAAGGCGGCCCGGAAATCCGCAGCCGATACGTGA
- a CDS encoding COG4315 family predicted lipoprotein, with translation MMKTTILAAVALAAFAGIAQAGTTTFQAVNTPDGQVLAGQNGLTLYTYDKDARDQSVCYGSCAQNWPPYIANSSAQPFAHYSFVVRKDGQRQWALNGEPLYFRAADKKTGDITGQNADSGNWQVARPA, from the coding sequence ATGATGAAGACAACGATCCTCGCAGCCGTCGCCCTTGCAGCCTTTGCCGGCATTGCCCAAGCCGGCACCACAACCTTCCAGGCCGTCAATACGCCTGACGGCCAGGTTCTCGCCGGCCAGAACGGCCTGACGCTTTACACCTATGACAAGGACGCAAGGGACCAATCCGTTTGCTACGGTAGCTGCGCCCAAAATTGGCCCCCATATATCGCCAACTCATCCGCGCAACCGTTTGCACATTACAGCTTTGTGGTGCGCAAGGATGGTCAGAGACAATGGGCACTGAATGGCGAACCTCTCTACTTCCGCGCCGCGGACAAGAAAACCGGCGATATCACCGGCCAGAACGCCGATAGCGGCAACTGGCAGGTGGCGCGCCCGGCATGA
- a CDS encoding phosphoribosylaminoimidazolesuccinocarboxamide synthase yields the protein MSRRRRVYEGKGKVLYEGPEPGTLIQFFKDDASTEPGAGTDVIDGKGVLNNRISEYVFGHLNAIGIPTHFIRRLNMREQLVREVEMIPLIVTVRNIAAGSLSRRLGIEEGVPLPRSIVEFSLNSDELDNPLVTEEHITAFGWASPPELDDMMALAIRINDFLSGLFLGAGMQLVDFKIECGRLFEGDMMRIILADEISPDSCRLMDLATRQRLDSRVGGSDGTSVSAYSEVARRLGIMNENEPARAAGPVLVK from the coding sequence ATGAGTCGCCGCCGCCGGGTTTATGAAGGCAAGGGCAAAGTCCTTTATGAAGGCCCCGAGCCCGGGACCCTGATCCAGTTCTTCAAGGACGACGCCAGCACCGAACCGGGTGCAGGCACCGACGTGATCGACGGAAAAGGTGTTCTGAACAACCGCATTTCGGAATATGTCTTCGGGCATCTGAATGCGATCGGGATTCCCACCCATTTCATCCGCCGCCTCAACATGCGCGAGCAGCTCGTCCGCGAGGTCGAGATGATCCCGCTGATCGTCACCGTGCGCAACATCGCCGCGGGTTCGCTGTCGCGCCGGCTTGGCATCGAGGAGGGCGTTCCCCTGCCCCGCTCGATCGTCGAATTCAGCCTGAATTCGGATGAACTCGACAATCCGCTGGTGACCGAGGAACACATCACCGCCTTCGGCTGGGCATCGCCGCCCGAACTCGATGACATGATGGCGCTCGCGATCAGGATAAACGACTTTCTGTCCGGCCTGTTTCTGGGCGCGGGCATGCAGCTCGTCGATTTCAAGATCGAATGCGGCCGCCTGTTCGAGGGCGACATGATGCGCATCATCCTGGCCGACGAGATATCTCCCGACAGCTGCCGGCTGATGGATCTGGCGACCCGCCAGCGTCTCGATTCGCGCGTCGGGGGAAGCGACGGCACGTCCGTCAGCGCCTATTCCGAGGTCGCCCGCCGGCTCGGCATCATGAATGAGAACGAGCCGGCGCGGGCCGCCGGTCCCGTCCTGGTCAAATAG
- the purS gene encoding phosphoribosylformylglycinamidine synthase subunit PurS, whose translation MINARVIVTLKNGVLDPQGKAIEGALHGLGFDGLAGARQGKVFDLVIDTDDRATAEADVAAMCEKLLANMVIENYAIELN comes from the coding sequence GTGATCAACGCACGCGTCATCGTCACCTTGAAAAACGGCGTACTCGATCCGCAGGGAAAGGCGATCGAAGGCGCGCTGCATGGCCTCGGCTTCGATGGCCTTGCCGGCGCACGACAGGGCAAGGTCTTCGATCTGGTGATCGATACCGATGACCGCGCCACGGCGGAAGCCGATGTCGCCGCCATGTGCGAGAAGCTTCTGGCCAATATGGTGATCGAAAATTACGCCATCGAACTGAACTGA
- a CDS encoding LysE family translocator has product MTHETLLALIGFAIAASLTPGPNNFMVFTSTVNFGLLRTIPHMAGVVIGFVLLMASIGAGLGAVISAFPKLLIVAKVAGAAYLLWIAWKIANTRQMSSGRAVSGRPLTFLQAAAFQWVNPKAWIMSLTAMSVYTDPEHYVLSVALVSGIFGVVSVPSLSIWGGFGAGLRDWLSAGSRLKWFNIGMAVLLVASLWPMLA; this is encoded by the coding sequence ATGACCCATGAAACATTGCTGGCCCTGATCGGCTTTGCTATCGCGGCCTCCCTGACCCCCGGGCCGAACAATTTCATGGTGTTCACATCCACGGTCAATTTCGGCTTGCTGCGCACGATCCCGCACATGGCGGGCGTTGTGATCGGCTTCGTGCTGCTGATGGCTTCCATCGGGGCTGGGCTTGGCGCGGTGATCAGCGCGTTTCCGAAGCTGTTGATCGTCGCCAAGGTCGCCGGTGCCGCCTATCTGCTCTGGATCGCCTGGAAGATCGCGAACACCCGTCAGATGTCCTCGGGCCGGGCGGTTTCCGGCCGTCCGTTGACCTTCCTTCAGGCCGCGGCGTTTCAGTGGGTCAACCCCAAGGCCTGGATCATGTCGCTGACGGCGATGTCGGTTTATACCGATCCGGAACATTATGTGCTCTCGGTGGCGCTGGTTTCAGGCATTTTCGGCGTGGTGTCGGTACCGAGCCTTTCGATCTGGGGCGGATTCGGTGCGGGGCTGCGGGACTGGCTGTCCGCGGGTAGCCGGCTCAAATGGTTCAATATCGGTATGGCGGTCCTGCTGGTCGCGAGCCTCTGGCCGATGCTCGCCTGA
- a CDS encoding winged helix-turn-helix transcriptional regulator: MADDLSVWSRAQLAEIVSDDMVENCPVRDVLNQVSGKWSTLLLMALSSGPLRFAELKRLTPDISQRMLTKTLRDLNRDGYITRTVFPTKPPKVVYDLTETGRSFLGPFSLLVTWAKDNHGQIRDARSAFDRAESDMVL, encoded by the coding sequence ATGGCTGACGATCTTTCAGTATGGAGCCGCGCGCAACTCGCCGAAATCGTCTCCGACGACATGGTCGAGAATTGTCCGGTGCGCGATGTGCTCAATCAGGTTTCGGGAAAGTGGAGCACGCTGCTGTTGATGGCGCTTTCGAGCGGGCCGCTGCGCTTTGCCGAACTCAAGCGCCTCACGCCGGACATCTCGCAGCGGATGCTGACCAAGACGCTGAGGGACCTCAACCGGGATGGCTACATCACCCGCACCGTGTTTCCGACCAAGCCGCCCAAGGTGGTCTACGATCTGACGGAGACAGGTCGTTCCTTTCTCGGGCCGTTTTCGCTGCTGGTCACATGGGCGAAGGACAACCACGGACAGATACGCGATGCGCGCAGCGCATTCGATCGGGCCGAGAGCGACATGGTCTTGTGA